One Niallia circulans DNA segment encodes these proteins:
- the rpsN gene encoding 30S ribosomal protein S14, translated as MAKKSKVIKEKKRQVMVEKYAALRMELKEKGDYEALRKLPRDSSPTRLKNRCEVTGRPRGYLRKFKMSRIAFREYAHKGQIPGVKKASW; from the coding sequence ATGGCAAAAAAATCTAAAGTAATAAAGGAAAAAAAACGCCAAGTTATGGTTGAAAAATATGCGGCATTAAGAATGGAGTTAAAAGAAAAAGGGGATTATGAGGCACTAAGAAAACTCCCAAGAGATTCTTCGCCAACACGATTAAAAAACAGATGTGAAGTGACGGGAAGACCAAGAGGTTACTTGAGAAAATTCAAAATGTCGCGGATTGCTTTTAGAGAATATGCACATAAAGGACAAATTCCTGGTGTGAAAAAGGCTAGCTGGTAA
- a CDS encoding matrixin family metalloprotease, with protein sequence MEVSNEKIFYFSVMIFTSFFLLFSMFLDVAHAAPVYPNKARLVSGVGNYGKSTQYYWISSSGATTTWINNANTAVSKWTNSNGTGAYTPISFIKTSNQKSSVSDAYYKNYGNNGWFGLAEYFNGNTMIAASGKVPTKNYFWTKVKMNTYKFFSNKSLYHNGVINGKVIGEVSEQIFSHEFGHVLGLAHFSDTNANAGKVLMRNSFPRATGPTKDELYTITSLYK encoded by the coding sequence TTGGAGGTTTCGAATGAAAAAATATTTTATTTTTCAGTAATGATTTTTACGTCTTTTTTTCTTTTGTTTTCTATGTTTTTGGATGTTGCTCATGCGGCACCAGTGTATCCAAATAAGGCCAGGTTAGTTTCTGGAGTTGGTAATTATGGGAAAAGCACACAATATTATTGGATAAGTTCATCGGGAGCTACAACAACTTGGATAAACAATGCAAATACTGCAGTAAGTAAGTGGACAAATAGTAATGGAACTGGAGCTTATACACCAATTTCTTTTATAAAAACTAGCAATCAAAAATCTTCTGTTTCAGATGCTTATTATAAAAATTACGGTAATAATGGTTGGTTTGGATTAGCAGAGTATTTTAATGGAAATACAATGATTGCAGCATCTGGTAAGGTACCAACTAAAAACTATTTTTGGACTAAAGTAAAAATGAATACATATAAGTTTTTTTCAAATAAATCATTGTATCATAATGGGGTAATTAATGGAAAAGTAATTGGGGAGGTGTCTGAACAAATATTTTCACATGAATTTGGTCATGTTTTAGGGTTGGCGCACTTCTCAGATACAAATGCGAATGCTGGGAAAGTGTTGATGAGAAACTCTTTTCCTAGAGCAACTGGACCTACTAAAGATGAATTATATACTATAACAAGTTTATACAAATAA
- the rpmG gene encoding 50S ribosomal protein L33, which produces MRVKITLACTETGDRNYITTKNKRNNPDRLEFMKYCPRLQKRTLHRETK; this is translated from the coding sequence ATGAGAGTCAAAATTACGTTAGCATGTACAGAAACTGGGGACAGGAATTATATTACCACTAAGAACAAGCGGAATAATCCGGATCGCCTAGAGTTTATGAAATATTGCCCTCGGTTACAAAAAAGGACACTGCATAGAGAAACAAAGTAA
- a CDS encoding EAL domain-containing protein: MDNPVSEDSLFDTYKSLFNYNSEACFALNMRGEFLLVNPAAEILTGYSDKEFFHLSYEDLIEKQDRKVTIKKLEGLLNGDKDSVEVSIRNKQGEKIDLSIVAVPIFRAKRPMGIVGVAKDVTQQNYMEFLVKEQNKILKMIVDGTNYTTILDEIVSIVEKVAKDSRCSVMIADKEQDKLYTASSPRLPSEFATFIDGIPIGPNSGSCGTAAYFKQRIIVSDIAVDPLWEDFRDEALSHGLQACWSTPVFDSFNNVIGCFAIYHSKPNTPNPKYIKLIEEATYLTSLVIQRSMAEEKIQHLAYHDELTGLPNRRFFEEKLKAAIADFQPANNNQHLGLLFMDLDRFKFINDTLGHHVGDILLKQFSERLNKCIQKKETVSRQGGDEFTVLLRNVTEEEVRKKAKKIIQILSSPFLIDGHEIFITPSIGIAMYPKDSENNVSLIRNADIAMYEAKKEGRNNYQFYNEKFDYQSSDLFLLETELRKADISKHFKLHFQPIVDLKTNAATSAEALIRWQHPELGLISPEKFIKIAEDTGLIIPIGEWVLRKVCQELKARQEKGLSPMNFSVNLSLRQFFDSSFVSTVANILNEEGINPAYITLEITESMTMDVEKATQILYQLKDLGVEISIDDFGTGYSSLQYLQKFPIDYLKIDKSFIQNIGENMDDCSIASTIIVMAHNLGLKVIAEGVETEEQVNVLKEMNCEKAQGYYYSKPLPLNELRLID; encoded by the coding sequence ATGGATAATCCAGTAAGTGAAGATTCGTTATTTGATACTTATAAATCACTATTTAACTATAATAGTGAAGCTTGTTTTGCTTTAAACATGCGCGGCGAGTTCCTATTGGTAAATCCGGCTGCAGAAATCCTGACAGGTTACTCTGATAAAGAGTTTTTTCATCTGTCATATGAGGATTTAATTGAGAAACAGGATAGGAAAGTAACAATAAAAAAACTGGAAGGCTTGCTAAATGGCGACAAGGATAGTGTTGAGGTATCTATTCGTAATAAACAAGGAGAAAAGATTGATTTATCAATAGTTGCTGTGCCGATTTTCAGAGCTAAAAGGCCAATGGGGATTGTAGGTGTTGCCAAAGATGTCACACAGCAAAATTATATGGAGTTTCTTGTAAAGGAACAAAATAAAATCCTCAAAATGATTGTGGATGGCACAAATTATACAACCATTTTAGATGAGATTGTTTCAATTGTGGAAAAAGTTGCAAAGGATAGTCGCTGTTCAGTTATGATTGCTGACAAAGAACAAGACAAATTATATACAGCTTCATCTCCAAGGTTGCCAAGTGAATTTGCTACTTTCATCGATGGTATTCCTATCGGCCCAAACAGCGGATCATGCGGAACAGCAGCTTATTTTAAACAGCGGATTATTGTTTCAGATATTGCTGTTGATCCATTATGGGAGGATTTCCGCGATGAAGCGTTATCGCATGGACTGCAGGCTTGTTGGTCAACACCGGTATTTGATAGCTTTAATAATGTTATTGGCTGCTTTGCGATTTATCATTCAAAACCAAATACTCCTAACCCTAAATACATAAAGCTTATTGAAGAAGCTACATATCTGACGAGTTTAGTCATTCAAAGAAGTATGGCAGAAGAAAAGATTCAGCATCTGGCTTATCATGATGAACTGACAGGACTGCCTAACAGGCGTTTCTTTGAAGAAAAGCTGAAGGCAGCAATTGCTGACTTCCAGCCTGCAAATAATAATCAACATTTAGGACTGCTATTTATGGATCTGGATCGATTTAAATTTATTAATGATACACTTGGTCATCATGTGGGAGATATTCTTTTAAAGCAGTTTTCCGAGCGGTTAAATAAATGCATTCAAAAAAAAGAGACAGTTTCAAGACAAGGCGGGGACGAATTTACAGTACTACTTAGAAATGTTACGGAAGAGGAAGTTAGAAAAAAGGCAAAAAAAATTATTCAAATCCTCTCCTCTCCATTTCTTATTGATGGACATGAAATTTTTATTACACCAAGCATTGGGATTGCTATGTATCCAAAGGATAGTGAAAATAATGTTTCATTGATTCGAAATGCAGATATCGCTATGTATGAAGCAAAAAAAGAAGGAAGAAATAATTATCAATTTTACAATGAGAAGTTTGACTATCAATCATCTGACCTGTTTCTGTTAGAAACAGAGTTAAGAAAGGCTGATATTTCTAAGCATTTTAAACTTCATTTTCAGCCAATAGTTGATTTAAAGACGAATGCTGCAACAAGTGCCGAGGCTTTAATTAGGTGGCAGCATCCAGAACTTGGTCTTATTTCACCTGAAAAGTTCATAAAAATTGCTGAAGATACTGGTTTAATTATTCCGATTGGAGAATGGGTGCTAAGAAAGGTATGCCAGGAGCTGAAAGCAAGACAAGAGAAGGGCCTTTCCCCAATGAACTTTTCTGTCAATCTGTCTTTACGGCAATTTTTTGACAGTAGCTTTGTTTCTACAGTGGCTAACATTTTAAACGAGGAAGGGATAAATCCCGCCTATATTACTCTGGAAATTACGGAAAGCATGACAATGGATGTTGAGAAGGCAACTCAAATTCTTTATCAATTGAAGGATCTAGGAGTAGAGATTTCCATCGATGATTTTGGAACTGGGTACAGCTCTTTGCAGTATTTGCAAAAGTTTCCGATTGATTATTTGAAAATAGACAAATCCTTTATTCAAAACATCGGGGAAAATATGGATGATTGCAGTATTGCCTCCACAATTATCGTAATGGCTCATAATCTAGGACTGAAGGTAATTGCTGAAGGTGTTGAAACGGAGGAGCAAGTGAATGTATTAAAAGAAATGAATTGTGAAAAAGCACAAGGCTATTACTACAGTAAGCCATTGCCACTTAACGAGCTTCGTTTAATAGATTGA
- a CDS encoding GTP-binding protein — protein MKKIPVTVLSGYLGSGKTTLLNHVLNNREGLRVAVIVNDMSEVNIDSEIIQTQGGFSRTEEKLVEMSNGCICCTLREDLLEEVESLAKQGDIDYILIESSGISEPIPVAQTFSYIDEELGIDLTKFCELDTMVTVVDANRFWHDYESGDSLLDRKEAVGEDDERNIADLLIDQIEFCDILLLNKCDLVTEEAVESLEKVLKTLQPEAKIIRTVNSSIDMKEILHTNLFDFEKASVSAGWLKELNAGPAQHTPETEEYGVSSFVYYSRRPFHSERFNAWCGQMPMQIVRAKGIAWCASRNNIAILLSQAGPSVKVEPISYWVASLTKDRQEEIIKTNPQLSDSWDKDHGDRHTKLVFIGMDLDVDLIRRELDECLLTNDEYADDWSALGDPFYWEIA, from the coding sequence ATGAAAAAAATACCTGTGACAGTGCTAAGTGGCTATTTAGGTTCAGGAAAAACAACCTTGCTTAATCATGTGTTAAATAATCGAGAGGGGCTGAGGGTAGCGGTTATCGTTAACGATATGAGTGAGGTTAACATTGACAGTGAAATCATCCAGACACAAGGCGGTTTTTCCAGAACAGAGGAAAAGCTTGTTGAAATGTCTAATGGCTGCATTTGCTGCACATTACGAGAAGACTTGTTAGAAGAGGTAGAAAGCCTTGCTAAGCAAGGAGATATTGATTATATCCTGATAGAATCTTCAGGCATCAGTGAACCTATTCCTGTTGCACAAACCTTTTCCTATATCGATGAGGAGTTAGGGATTGATCTGACTAAATTTTGTGAATTAGACACAATGGTAACCGTCGTGGATGCTAATCGGTTTTGGCATGATTATGAATCAGGAGATTCCTTACTTGATCGGAAAGAAGCAGTTGGCGAGGATGATGAGCGTAATATTGCAGACCTTTTGATAGACCAAATTGAGTTTTGCGATATTCTGTTATTGAATAAATGTGATTTAGTAACAGAGGAAGCTGTTGAAAGCTTAGAAAAGGTCTTAAAAACTCTGCAGCCAGAAGCAAAAATTATTCGCACAGTAAATAGTTCAATAGATATGAAAGAAATACTACATACTAATTTATTTGATTTTGAGAAAGCGAGTGTATCTGCTGGTTGGCTGAAAGAGTTAAATGCAGGACCTGCACAACATACGCCAGAGACAGAGGAGTACGGAGTGAGCTCCTTCGTTTATTATAGTAGACGGCCATTTCATTCGGAACGCTTTAATGCTTGGTGCGGACAAATGCCTATGCAAATAGTCCGTGCTAAGGGGATTGCATGGTGTGCATCTCGTAATAATATAGCTATCCTTCTTTCACAAGCGGGTCCTTCTGTGAAAGTCGAGCCAATCTCCTATTGGGTTGCTTCCCTTACTAAAGACAGGCAGGAAGAGATAATTAAAACAAATCCTCAATTGAGCGATAGCTGGGATAAAGACCATGGAGACCGGCACACAAAATTAGTGTTTATTGGAATGGATTTAGATGTCGATTTAATCAGGAGGGAATTAGATGAGTGCTTGTTAACAAATGACGAATATGCCGATGACTGGTCTGCATTAGGTGACCCGTTCTATTGGGAAATTGCCTAA